The sequence CAGCAAGAGCTACCGCAAGGCCGCCGACGTCATCGACCGGTCGAAGCTCTACACCCCCGTCGAGGCCGTGAAGCTGGCCAAGGAGACCACCAACGTCAAGTTCGACGCCACGGTCGAGGTCGCGATGCGCCTCGGCGTCGACCCCCGCAAGGCGGACCAGATGGTCCGCGGCACGGTCAACCTGCCGCACGGCACCGGTAAGACCGCCCGCGTGATCGTGTTCGCCGCCGGCGCGAAGGCCGAGGAGGCCGCCGCCGCCGGTGCCGACGAGGTGGGCACGGACGAGCTCGTCGCCCGGATCCAGGGCGGCTGGCTGGACTTCGACGCCGCGATCGCCACCCCCGACCAGATGGCCAAGATCGGCCGGATCGCGCGGATCCTGGGCCCGCGCGGCCTGATGCCGAACCCGAAGACGGGCACGGTGACCATGGACGTCACCAAGGCCGTTCAGGACATCAAGGGCGGCAAGATCACCTTCCGGGTGGACAAGCACTCCAACCTGCACCTGATCATCGGCAAGGCCTCGTTCTCCGAGACCCAGCTGGTGGACAACTACGCCGCCGTCCTCGACGAGGTGCTCCGCGCCAAGCCGTCGGCGGCCAAGGGCACGTACCTCAAGAAGGTCGTCCTCACCACCACCATGGGCCCGGGCGTTCCGGTCGACCCGAAGCTGGTGAAGAACCTTCACGAGGCCCCGACCGAGGGCTGAGCACGACTCCCGCGCAGGGGCCCCGCCACGGACTCGTGGCGGGGCCCCTGCCGTTCGTCCGGCTGTGGCAGGCTCGCGGCATGCTGCTGGAGGACGTCTGGCTCCGGTACCACCGGCGCGGCCCGTGGGTGCTGCGGGCGGCGCAGGCCCGGATCGAGCCCGGTGAGGTGGCGGTCGTGCTCGGCCGCAACGGCGTGGGCAAGTCCACCCTGCTCCAGCTCGCGGCCGGGGTGCTCCGGCCGGGCCGGGGCCGGGTCCTCGACCGGCCCCGCCACGTGGGCTGGGTGCCGGAGCGGTTCCCCGCCGACCAGCCCTTCACCGTCCAGGCCTACCTCACCGCGATGGGCCGGGTCGCCGGGCTGTCCCGGTCCGGGGCGGCGCGGGAGGTCGACCGGTGGACCGAGCGGCTGGGCCTGACCCGGTTCCGGGGCGTGAAGCTGCCCGAGCTGTCCAAGGGCACCGCGCAGAAGGTCGGACTGGCCCAGGCGATGCTCCGCCGACCCGGCCTGCTGGTGCTGGACGAGCCCTGGGAGGGCCTGGACTCCGCCGCCCGCGAGCTGGTCCCCGCCCTGGTCGACGAGGTGCTGGCGGCCGGCGGATCGGTGCTGGTCAGCGACCACCGGGGGGAGACCGTCCGGCTGCCGAGCGCCCGTCGCTGGACCGTCGCGGACGGCGTGGTGACCGAGGAGACGTCCGCCGGGGCGGAGCCGATCGCCGTGGTCGAGGTCGCCGTGCCGGCCGCCCGGGTGGCCGGCGCCGTCGCCCGGTTGCGCGCCGAGGGCCACCACGTCCTGCGGGTACGCCCCGACGCCGCCCCGCCGACCGCCGGGTCACCCGAGCCGGCGGCGGGAGAGGGCGTCGGAGCGGACGGCCCGGCGCGGGAGGTGTCCCGGTGAGCGCGCTGGTGCGGCTGCGGCTGGCCGGCTTCCTGCGTACCGGACGGGCGCCCGGCGCCGCTGCTGGCCGGCCTGCTCGCCCTCGGCGTCCTGTACGGCGGCGGCCGGGCCCAGCCGGCGGAGGCGTACGGCGTCTCCGCGGTGGTGCTCTTCCCCGTGCTGGCCTGGCAGACCAGGATCCTGCTCGACGTGGAGCCGGACGTGCAGCGCCGGTTGGCCCTGGTCGTGGTCGGCCCGGCCCGGGAGCGCGCGGCCGGCCTGCTGGCGGCGACGGTGGCCGGGCTCGGCACCGTGGCCGTCGCGATGGTCTTCCCGTGGTTGGTCGGCGGGGTGACCGGCCCGGTGGGGTCGGGGGACCGGTCGTTGCCGGTGGGTCTCGCCCTCGGGCTCTGGGCCCACCTGCTGGCCCTGCCGGCGGCGGTGGCACTCGGCGCCCTGGCCAGCCGGGCGGTCACCGGCAGCGCGGGCTACGGCGTGGCGGTGCTGGCCCTGGGCGCGGTCGGCGCCCTGGTCCTCGGCCTGAGCGGCTCGGTGGCGCCCTGGCTGGCGCCGCCGGTGATGGCGACCGCCCGGGCGTTGACCGGCCCGCTGGTGGTCTCCACGGCGCTGCTGCTCAGCGCCGGCGCGCTGGCCTGGGCGGCGGTGGCCCTGGCCGGCTACGTCTGGCGGCGCCGGGTCCGGCCCTGAGCGGGCCGGCCACGCCGGCGGACCGCCGTCGGAGGTGCCGCGCCGGAGTGACCGGGCGCACGTGGGGGGCGATTTGGTGCTCACCGTCGCGTGCCGTAACCTGGTGACGAAGTTCCACCCAGAGACCGCTGGTCACCGTGCTCCGGCACGGTCGAAGGTCCCGCGATGACGGGCGACCCGCGCAGGGCGGCAAGCGAAAATCGGCTCTTCCCGTGGTCCGCCGACCATGGTGATCGTGCCGGCCCTCGCCCCGTGCGCCCTGCGCCGGGGCTTTTCTCGTTGTCGTGATCCTCCGCCGCCGTCGGAAGGCCACCCGGCCTGCCGACGGCGACCAGCCTCGAGCAACGAGAGAGGAGGGACATGGCGGACAAGCCGATCCGGGCCGACAAGGCCACGGCCGTCGCTGAGCTGACCGAGAGCTTCCGTAACGCGGGCGCTGCGGTGCTCACCGAGTACCGTGGTCTGACGGTTTCCCAGCTCACCCAGCTGCGGCGCTCGCTCGGCACGGAGACCACCTACACGGTCGCGAAGAACACGCTGGCCAAGCGTGCCGCGACCGAGGCGGGCATCTCCGGCCTCGACGAGCTGTTCACCGGTCCTACCGCGCTGACTTTCGTTTCGGGCGACGTCGTCGAGGCGGCGAAGGGGCTTCGCGACTTCGCGAAGGCCAACCCGAAGCTCGTCATCAAGGGCGGTGTCTTCGAGGGCAAGGCCATTTCCGCGGCCGAGGTCACGAAGCTCGCCGACCTGGAGTCCCGTGAGGTGCTGCTGGCCAAGCTGGCCGGCGCGATGAAGGGCAACCTGAGCAAGGCCGCGGCCCTGTTCCAGGCTCCGCTCTCCAAGACCGCCCGTCTGGCGGCCGCCCTGCAGGACAAGCGCGAGAAGGAGGGCGCCGAGGCGGCCTGAGGCCTCCCGGCGCACCCAGTTCTTACCTAACAGATTCAGGAAAGGACGCCAGACATGGCGAAGCTCAGCACCGACGAGCTGCTCGACGCGTTCAAGGAGATGACGCTGATCGAGCTCTCCGAGTTCGTGAAGCAGTTCGAGGAGACCTTCGAGGTCACCGCCGCCGCTCCGGTCGCGGTCGCCGCTGCCGGTGGCGCTGCTGCCCCGGCCGAGGCCGAGCCGGAGAAGGACGAGTTCGACGTCGTCCTCGAGGGCGACGGTGGCAAGAAGATCCAGGTCATCAAGGTCGTGCGTGAGCTGACCGGCCTGGGCCTCAAGGAGGCCAAGGACGCGGTCGAGTCCGCGCCGAAGGCCATCCTGGAGAAGGTCAACAAGGAGACCGCCGAGAAGGCCAAGGCCAAGCTCGAGGGCGAGGGCGCCAAGGTCACCCTCAAGTAATTGAGGTACGACCAGGCGCGCGTCCGGCTCACGTGAGCCGGGGCACACCGCATCGCGGCGGGCGGTGATCCGGGAACGGATCACCGCCCGCTGTGGTTGGTGGCTACCGGTGGCAGCGGCGTGAGCAGGACGTCCGGCACCCGGCGTGCGGCACCACGGCGGCGCCCGGCGGTTGCTCCGGAGCGGAAAGAGGGCGGCGACCCGACACCGGCCCTTGACGCGGCACCGGACTGCCAGGCACGCTGACACCAGCAAGACCTTCCGCGCTTGCGACGGCCACCACTTGGGTAATGGCAGCGGCAGCACCACCCGCCGCAACACCCGAGCGGCCCGCAGGAACGCCGCGTTCCGAGCGGCCCGGCAGCCCCGGTTTCCGGGGTCCCGAGGCACGTTCCGCGACGACCTGCGGGGTGGACTGGACAGCGGTTAGCCTCTCGGCTACACTGCTAGTTTGCGCTGCCTTCCGACTTGACCCCTGCTCGGAAATGTCCGTTTACGGATATTTCTGGTGGGGTCATTGGAGTGCACGCGTACCAGCCGTTCTGCAGCACCGGTCCTCGGAAGGACGCATCTTGGCAGCTTCCCGCCCTGCGAAGACCAGTCGTACGTCGAGCGCTTTCGCTCCCCGCCGAGTTTCTTTCGGCAGGATCACCGAACACCTCGAGGTCCCCAACCTCCTCGCCATTCAGAACGAGTCCTTCGACTGGCTCGTCGGCAACGAGGCTTGGCAGGGCCGGTCGGCGGACGACCCGCACGCACGATCGGGTCTCGCGGAGATCCTCGAAGAGATCAGTCCCATTGAGGACTTCTCCGGCACCATGTCGCTCTCCTTCTCGGCTCCGCGCTTCGACGAGGTCAAGGCCTCGATCGAGGAGTGCAAGGAGAAGGACCTGACCTACTGCGCGCCGCTGTTCGTGACCGCGGAGTTCACCAACAACACCACTGGCGAGATCAAGAGCCAGACGGTGTTCATGGGTGACTTCCCGATGATGACGCCGAAGGGCACCTTCATCATCAACGGCACTGAGCGCGTCGTGGTCAGCCAGCTCGTCCGGTCCCCGGGCGTCTACTTCGACAAGCAGCCGGACAAGACCTCCGACCGCGACCTCTCCAGCGTCAAGGTCATCCCGAGTCGGGGTGCCTGGCTGGAGTTCGACATCGACAAGCGCGACACGGTCGGCGTCCGCATCGACCGCAAGCGTCGGCAGGCCGTCACGGTCCTGCTCAAGGCCATCGGATGGTCGGCCGAGCAGATCCGTGAGCGGTTCGGCTGGTCCGAGCTGATGATGACCACGCTCGAGAAGGACCACATCGCCGGCCAGGACGAGGCGCTGCTCGACATCTACCGGAAGCTCCGCCCTGGCGAGCCGCCGACCCGTGAGAACGCCCAGACCCTGCTCGACAACCTCTTCTTCAACCCGAAGCGGTACGACGTCGCCAAGGTCGGGCGTTACAAGTTCAACAAGAAGCTCGAAGTGGGCGTCCCGATCACCACGGGCACGCTCACCGAGGACGACATCGTCGCCACCGTGGAGTACCTCTGCCGGCTGCACGCCGGTGAGGACGGCTACGAGGCCGACGACATCGACCACTTCGGCAACCGGCGACTGCGTACGGTCGGCGAGCTGATCCAGAACCAGGTCCGGGTCGGCCTGTCCCGGATGGAGCGGGTCGTCCGCGAGCGGATGACCACGCAGGACGTCGAGGCGATCACGCCGCAGACCCTGATCAACATCCGCCCGGTGGTGGCGGCGATCAAGGAGTTCTTCGGTACGTCGCAGCTGTCCCAGTTCATGGACCAGACCAACCCGCTGGCGGGCCTGACCCACCGGCGCCGGCTGAGCGCGCTCGGCCCCGGTGGTCTGTCCCGGGAGCGGGCCGGCTTCGAGGTCCGTGACGTGCACCCGTCGCACTACGGCCGGATGTGCCCGATCGAGACGCCGGAAGGCCCGAACATCGGCCTGATCGGCGCGCTCTCCACCTTCGCCCGGGTCAACCCGTTCGGCTTCATCGAGACGCCGTACCGGAAGGTCGTCGAGGGTCGGGTCACCGACCAGATCGACTACCTGACCGCGGACGAGGAGGACCGGTACGTCAAGGCGCAGGCCAACGCGCCGCTGAAGGCGGACGGCACCTTCGCCGAGGACCGGGTCCTGTGCCGCCGTAAGGGCGGCGAGACCGAGGACGTGGTTCCCGCCGCCGTCGACTACATGGACGTCTCGCCGCGGCAGATGACCTCGGTCGCGACCGCGATGATCCCGTTCCTCGAGCACGACGACGCCAACCGGGCCCTGATGGGCGCGAACATGCAGCGCCAGGCGGTGCCGCTGGTCAAGGCCGAGGCGCCGCTGGTCGGTACGGGCATGGAGTACCGGGCCGCCGTCGACGCCGGTGACGTCGTCGTCGCCGAGGTCGGCGGTGTGATCGAGGACCTCTGCGCCGACTACATCACCATCCACCAGGACGACGGCCACCGCCGGACGTACCTGCTGCACAAGTTCCGCCGCTCCAACGCCGGCTCCTGCGTCAACCAGAAGCCGGTCGTCTTCGAGGGCGACCGCGTCGAGGCCGGCCAGGTCATCGCCGACGGTCCGTGCACCGACGAGGGCGAGATGGCGCTCGGGCGCAACCTGCTGGTGGCGTTCATGTGCTGGGAGGGCCACAACTACGAGGACGCGATCATCCTGTCGCAGCGCCTCGTGCAGCAGGACGTGCTCACCTCGATCCACATCGAGGAGCACGAGGTCGACGCCCGGGACACCAAGCTCGGCCCGGAGGAGATCACCCGCGACATCCCGAACGTCAGCGAGGAAATGCTCGCGGACCTCGACGAGCGCGGCATCATCCGGATCGGCGCCGAGGTCGTCCCCGGCGACATCCTGGTCGGCAAGGTCACGCCCAAGGGCGAGACCGAGCTGACCCCGGAGGAGCGGCTGCTCCGCGCGATCTTCGGTGAGAAGGCGCGCGAGGTTCGGGACACCTCGCTGAAGGTGCCGCACGGCGAGACCGGCACGGTCATCGGCGTGCGTACCTTCTCCCGCGAGGACGGCGACGAGCTGCCGCCGGGCGTCAACGAGCTGGTCCGGGTCTACGTCGCCCAGAAGCGCAAGATCCAGGACGGCGACAAGCTCGCCGGCCGGCACGGCAACAAGGGCGTCATCTCCAAGATCCTGCCGGTCGAGGACATGCCGTTCCTGGAGGACGGCACGCCGGTCGACATCGTGCTCAACCCGCTGGGTGTGCCCAGCCGGATGAACATCGGTCAGGTGCTGGAGACCCACCTCGGCTGGGTCGCCAAGACCGGCTGGAGCGTGGACGGTGACGACGCGGAGTGGAAGAAGGCGCTGCGCTCGATCGACGCCCACGAGTCCGAGCCGGACACCAACGTGGCCACGCCGGTCTTCGACGGTGCCCGCGAGGCGGAGATCTCCGGTCTGCTCGCGTCGACCCTGCCCAACCGGGACGGCAAGCAGCTGATCGGGTCCTCCGGCAAGGCGCAGCTGTTCGACGGTCGTTCCGGTGAGCCGCTGCCGGACCCGATCGCGGTCGGCTACATCTACATCCTGAAGCTCAACCACCTGGTCGACGACAAGATCCACGCCCGGTCGACCGGCCCGTACTCGATGATCACGCAGCAGCCGCTGGGTGGTAAGGCGCAGTTCGGTGGCCAGCGCTTCGGTGAGATGGAGTGCTGGGCCATGCAGGCGTACGGCGCCGCCTACGCCCTGCAGGAGCTGCTGACCATCAAGTCCGACGACGTCCTGGGCCGGGTCAAGGTCTACGAGGCGATCGTCAAGGGCGAGAACATCCCCGAGCCGGGCATCCCGGAGTCGTTCAAGGTGCTGCTCAAGGAGCTGCAGTCGCTGTGCCTCAACGTCGAGGTGCTCTCCAGCGACGGCGTGGCCCTGGAGATGCGCGAGACCGACGACGAGGTGTTCCGGGCCGCGGAGGAGCTGGGCATCGACCTGTCCCGGCGCGAGCCGAGCTCGGTCGAAGAGGTCTGAGGTGAGCGGTCGGGAGCAGGCTCGCCGGCTCCCGACCCCACCCACTAGCTAGCAGTACAGACGACGACATAGGGGACATAGTGCTCGACGTCAACTTCTTCGACGAGCTGCGCATCGGCCTCGCCACCGCCGACGACATCCGTCAGTGGTCGCACGGTGAGGTCAAGAAGCCTGAGACGATCAACTACCGCACCCTGAAGCCGGAAAAGGACGGGCTCTTCTGCGAGAAGATCTTCGGTCCGCAGCGGGACTGGGAGTGCTACTGCGGTAAGTACAAGCGGGTCCGCTTCAAGGGCATCATCTGCGAGCGCTGCGGCGTCGAGGTGACCCGTTCCAAGGTCCGTCGTGAGCGGATGGGGCACATCGAGCTCGCCGCTCCGGTGACCCACATCTGGTACTTCAAGGGCGTGCCGAGCCGGCTGGGCTACCTGCTGGACCTCGCCCCCAAGGACCTCGAGAAGATCATCTACTTCGCCTCGTACGTCGTGACGAGCGTGGACGCCGAGTCGCGTCACCGTGACCTCTCGACGATCGAGAACGAGATCCTGGCCGAGAAGCGGCAGTCCGAGAACAGCCGCGACTCGGAGATCGAGAAGCGGGCCGCCAAGCTCGAGGCCGACCTGGCCGAGCTGGAGGCCGAGGGCGCCAAGGCGGACGTCCGGCGCAAGGTCAAGGAGGGCGGAGAGCGCGAGATGCGCCAGATCCGCGACCGGGCCCAGCGCGAGATCGACCGCCTCGACGAGGTGCTGGACACCTTCCGCAAGCTGGAGCCGAAGCAGCTGGTCACCGACGAGCTGCTCTACCGCGAGCTGCGCGACCGGTTCGGCGAGTACTTCACCGGCGGCATGGGCGCCGAGGCCATCAAGGCGCTTGTCCAGAACATGGACCTCCAGGCCGAGGCCGAGAGCCTGCGCGAGACCATCCGCTCCGGCAAGGGCCAGCGGAAGATCCGGGCGCTCAAGCGGCTCAAGGTCGTCGCGGCGTTCCTGAACACCCGCAACTCGCCGCTCGGCATGGTGCTGGACTGCGTCCCGGTCATCCCGCCGGACCTGCGCCCGATGGTGCAGCTCGACGGTGGCCGCTTCGCGACCTCCGACCTGAACGACCTGTACCGCCGCGTGATCAACCGGAACAACCGCCTCAAGCGGCTGATCGACCTCGGCGCGCCCGAGATCATCGTCAACAACGAGAAGCGGATGCTCCAGGAGGCCGTCGACGCGCTGTTCGACAACGGCCGTCGCGGCCGGCCGGTCACCGGTCCGGGTAACCGCCCGCTGAAGTCGCTGTCGGACATGCTCAAGGGCAAGCAGGGCCGGTTCCGCCAGAACCTGCTCGGCAAGCGCGTCGACTACTCCGGCCGTTCGGTCATCGTGGTCGGCCCGAAGCTGAAGCTGCACCAGTGCGGCCTGCCCAAGCAGATGGCGCTGGAGCTGTTCAAGCCGTTCGTGATGAAGCGGCTGGTGGACCTCAACCACGCGCAGAACATCAAGTCCGCCAAGCGGATGGTCGAGCGGCAGCGGCCGGTCGTGTGGGACGTGCTGGAAGAGGTCATCGGCGAGCACCCGGTGCTGCTGAACCGTGCGCCGACCCTGCACCGCCTGGGCATCCAGGCCTTCGAGCCGCAGCTGGTCGAGGGCAAGGCGATCCAGATCCACCCGCTCGTCTGCACCGCGTTCAACGCGGACTTCGACGGTGACCAGATGGCGGTGCACGTGCCGCTGTCCGCCGAGGCCCAGGCCGAGGCGCGGATCCTGATGCTGTCGTCGAACAACATCCTCAAGCCGGCCGACGGCAAGCCGGTCACCATGCCGACCCAGGACATGGTCATCGGTCTGTACCACCTCACCCACCTCACCCCCGGTGAGAAGGGCGAGGGCCGGGCGTTCAGCTCGGACGCCGAGGCGCGGATGGCCTTCGACGCCGGCGAGCTGAGCCTGGGGGCGCCGGTCAAGATCCGGCTGCGCGGCGTGGTCGGTGTCGACAACGGCGCCGGCGCCGAGCCGTGGGTCGCGCCCGAGGGCTGGGCCGAGGGCGAGCCGCTGACCGTGGAGACCACGCTCGGTCGGGTCCTGTTCAACGAGACGCTGCCGCAGGGCTACCGCTTCGTGAACTACGAGATCCGCAAGGGCCAGCTCTCCGCGATCGTCAACGACCTCGCCGAGCGCTTCCCGAAGGTGGCTCTCGCGGCCACCCTGGACGGGCTCAAGGAGGCCGGTTTCCACTGGGCCACCTGGTCCGGCGTCACCATCGGCATGGAGGACGTCATCGCGCCGCCGCGCAAGCGGGAGATCCTGGCGCGGTACGAGAAGGACGCCGACCAGATCGACAAGCAGTACCAGCGTGGTCTGATGACCGCCGAGGAGCGTCGCGGCGAGCTCATCGAGATCTGGACCAAGGCGACCAACGAGGTCGCCAAGGAGATGGACACCGCGCTGCCGCAGGAGAACCCGCTGTGGAAGATGATCCACTCGGGTGCCCGCGGTAACCTGCTCCAGCTCCGGCAGATTGCGGCGATCCGTGGTCTGGTGGCCAACCCGAAGGGTGAGATCATCCCGCGGCCGATCAAGGCCAGCTACCGGGAGGGTCTGTCCGTGCTGGAGTACTTCATCTCCACGCACGGTGCCCGTAAGGGTCTCGCCGACACCGCGCTGCGGACCGCCGACTCGGGTTACCTGACCCGTCGTCTGGTGGACGTCTCGCAGGACGTGATCATCCGCGAGGAGGACTGCGGCACCGACCGGGCGATCCCGATGCAGATCGGCGAGCGGCTGGACAGCAAGCTGGTCGTGCACACGCACGCCGAGACCAGCGTGCACGCCCGGACCCTGGCCGACGACATCAAGGGGCCGGACGGCACCGTGGTGGCGCACCGCGGTCAGGACCTCAACTCGATCCTGGTCGACAAGATCGTCGCCGCCGGGGTGGAGACGGTCCGGGTGCGCAGCGTGCTCACCTGCGAGTCGAAGCTGGGCGTCTGCGCGGCCTGCTACGGCCGCTCGCTGCCGACCGGCAAGTCGGTCGACATCGGCGAGGCGGTCGGCATCATCGCCGCCCAGTCGATCGGTGAGCCGGGTACGCAGCTGACGATGCGTACCTTCCACACCGGTGGTGTCGCGGGTGAGGACATCACCCAGGGTCTGCCCCGGGTCCAGGAGATCTTCGAGGCCCGGATCCCGAAGGGCAAGGCGCCCATCGCCGACACCCCGGGCCGGGTCCGGATCGAGGACGGCGAGCGGTCCCGGAAGATCATCGTGGTGCCGGACGACGGCAGCGACGAGATCGTCTACGACAAGATCTCCAAGCGGGTCAAGCTGCGGACCCACGACGGGGACCACGTCGAGGTCGGCGAGAAGCTCACCGAGGGCACCATCGACCCGCACGAGCTGCTCCGCATCCTCGGCCCGCGCGCGGTCCAGGTCCACCTGACCCAGGAGGTCCAGGAGGTCTACCGCTCGCAGGGTGTGCTCATCCACGACAAGCACATCGAGATCATCATCCGCCAGATGCTCAAGCGGGTGACGGTCATCGACTCCGGCTCGACCGAGTTCCTGCCGGGCGTGCTGGTCGACCGGGCGCTGTTCGAGTCGGAGAACCGCCGGCTCGTCGGCGAGGGTGGCGAGCCCGCCGCCGGTCGCCCGGTGCTGATGGGTATCACCAAGGCCTCGCTGGCCACCGACTCCTGGCTCTCGGCGGCCTCCTTCCAGGAGACCACCCGGGTGCTGACCGACGCGGCGATCAACTCGCGCAGCGACTCGCTCGTCGGCCTCAAGGAGAACGTGATCATCGGTAAGCTCATCCCGGCCGGTACGGGCATCAGCAAGTACCGCAACGTCCGGGTCGAGCCGACCGAGGAGGCGAAGGCCAAGGTCTACTCGATGACCGGCT comes from Micromonospora purpureochromogenes and encodes:
- the rplA gene encoding 50S ribosomal protein L1, with the protein product MQRSKSYRKAADVIDRSKLYTPVEAVKLAKETTNVKFDATVEVAMRLGVDPRKADQMVRGTVNLPHGTGKTARVIVFAAGAKAEEAAAAGADEVGTDELVARIQGGWLDFDAAIATPDQMAKIGRIARILGPRGLMPNPKTGTVTMDVTKAVQDIKGGKITFRVDKHSNLHLIIGKASFSETQLVDNYAAVLDEVLRAKPSAAKGTYLKKVVLTTTMGPGVPVDPKLVKNLHEAPTEG
- a CDS encoding ATP-binding cassette domain-containing protein, which produces MLLEDVWLRYHRRGPWVLRAAQARIEPGEVAVVLGRNGVGKSTLLQLAAGVLRPGRGRVLDRPRHVGWVPERFPADQPFTVQAYLTAMGRVAGLSRSGAAREVDRWTERLGLTRFRGVKLPELSKGTAQKVGLAQAMLRRPGLLVLDEPWEGLDSAARELVPALVDEVLAAGGSVLVSDHRGETVRLPSARRWTVADGVVTEETSAGAEPIAVVEVAVPAARVAGAVARLRAEGHHVLRVRPDAAPPTAGSPEPAAGEGVGADGPAREVSR
- the rplJ gene encoding 50S ribosomal protein L10, giving the protein MADKPIRADKATAVAELTESFRNAGAAVLTEYRGLTVSQLTQLRRSLGTETTYTVAKNTLAKRAATEAGISGLDELFTGPTALTFVSGDVVEAAKGLRDFAKANPKLVIKGGVFEGKAISAAEVTKLADLESREVLLAKLAGAMKGNLSKAAALFQAPLSKTARLAAALQDKREKEGAEAA
- the rplL gene encoding 50S ribosomal protein L7/L12; amino-acid sequence: MAKLSTDELLDAFKEMTLIELSEFVKQFEETFEVTAAAPVAVAAAGGAAAPAEAEPEKDEFDVVLEGDGGKKIQVIKVVRELTGLGLKEAKDAVESAPKAILEKVNKETAEKAKAKLEGEGAKVTLK
- the rpoB gene encoding DNA-directed RNA polymerase subunit beta — protein: MAASRPAKTSRTSSAFAPRRVSFGRITEHLEVPNLLAIQNESFDWLVGNEAWQGRSADDPHARSGLAEILEEISPIEDFSGTMSLSFSAPRFDEVKASIEECKEKDLTYCAPLFVTAEFTNNTTGEIKSQTVFMGDFPMMTPKGTFIINGTERVVVSQLVRSPGVYFDKQPDKTSDRDLSSVKVIPSRGAWLEFDIDKRDTVGVRIDRKRRQAVTVLLKAIGWSAEQIRERFGWSELMMTTLEKDHIAGQDEALLDIYRKLRPGEPPTRENAQTLLDNLFFNPKRYDVAKVGRYKFNKKLEVGVPITTGTLTEDDIVATVEYLCRLHAGEDGYEADDIDHFGNRRLRTVGELIQNQVRVGLSRMERVVRERMTTQDVEAITPQTLINIRPVVAAIKEFFGTSQLSQFMDQTNPLAGLTHRRRLSALGPGGLSRERAGFEVRDVHPSHYGRMCPIETPEGPNIGLIGALSTFARVNPFGFIETPYRKVVEGRVTDQIDYLTADEEDRYVKAQANAPLKADGTFAEDRVLCRRKGGETEDVVPAAVDYMDVSPRQMTSVATAMIPFLEHDDANRALMGANMQRQAVPLVKAEAPLVGTGMEYRAAVDAGDVVVAEVGGVIEDLCADYITIHQDDGHRRTYLLHKFRRSNAGSCVNQKPVVFEGDRVEAGQVIADGPCTDEGEMALGRNLLVAFMCWEGHNYEDAIILSQRLVQQDVLTSIHIEEHEVDARDTKLGPEEITRDIPNVSEEMLADLDERGIIRIGAEVVPGDILVGKVTPKGETELTPEERLLRAIFGEKAREVRDTSLKVPHGETGTVIGVRTFSREDGDELPPGVNELVRVYVAQKRKIQDGDKLAGRHGNKGVISKILPVEDMPFLEDGTPVDIVLNPLGVPSRMNIGQVLETHLGWVAKTGWSVDGDDAEWKKALRSIDAHESEPDTNVATPVFDGAREAEISGLLASTLPNRDGKQLIGSSGKAQLFDGRSGEPLPDPIAVGYIYILKLNHLVDDKIHARSTGPYSMITQQPLGGKAQFGGQRFGEMECWAMQAYGAAYALQELLTIKSDDVLGRVKVYEAIVKGENIPEPGIPESFKVLLKELQSLCLNVEVLSSDGVALEMRETDDEVFRAAEELGIDLSRREPSSVEEV
- a CDS encoding DNA-directed RNA polymerase subunit beta', producing the protein MLDVNFFDELRIGLATADDIRQWSHGEVKKPETINYRTLKPEKDGLFCEKIFGPQRDWECYCGKYKRVRFKGIICERCGVEVTRSKVRRERMGHIELAAPVTHIWYFKGVPSRLGYLLDLAPKDLEKIIYFASYVVTSVDAESRHRDLSTIENEILAEKRQSENSRDSEIEKRAAKLEADLAELEAEGAKADVRRKVKEGGEREMRQIRDRAQREIDRLDEVLDTFRKLEPKQLVTDELLYRELRDRFGEYFTGGMGAEAIKALVQNMDLQAEAESLRETIRSGKGQRKIRALKRLKVVAAFLNTRNSPLGMVLDCVPVIPPDLRPMVQLDGGRFATSDLNDLYRRVINRNNRLKRLIDLGAPEIIVNNEKRMLQEAVDALFDNGRRGRPVTGPGNRPLKSLSDMLKGKQGRFRQNLLGKRVDYSGRSVIVVGPKLKLHQCGLPKQMALELFKPFVMKRLVDLNHAQNIKSAKRMVERQRPVVWDVLEEVIGEHPVLLNRAPTLHRLGIQAFEPQLVEGKAIQIHPLVCTAFNADFDGDQMAVHVPLSAEAQAEARILMLSSNNILKPADGKPVTMPTQDMVIGLYHLTHLTPGEKGEGRAFSSDAEARMAFDAGELSLGAPVKIRLRGVVGVDNGAGAEPWVAPEGWAEGEPLTVETTLGRVLFNETLPQGYRFVNYEIRKGQLSAIVNDLAERFPKVALAATLDGLKEAGFHWATWSGVTIGMEDVIAPPRKREILARYEKDADQIDKQYQRGLMTAEERRGELIEIWTKATNEVAKEMDTALPQENPLWKMIHSGARGNLLQLRQIAAIRGLVANPKGEIIPRPIKASYREGLSVLEYFISTHGARKGLADTALRTADSGYLTRRLVDVSQDVIIREEDCGTDRAIPMQIGERLDSKLVVHTHAETSVHARTLADDIKGPDGTVVAHRGQDLNSILVDKIVAAGVETVRVRSVLTCESKLGVCAACYGRSLPTGKSVDIGEAVGIIAAQSIGEPGTQLTMRTFHTGGVAGEDITQGLPRVQEIFEARIPKGKAPIADTPGRVRIEDGERSRKIIVVPDDGSDEIVYDKISKRVKLRTHDGDHVEVGEKLTEGTIDPHELLRILGPRAVQVHLTQEVQEVYRSQGVLIHDKHIEIIIRQMLKRVTVIDSGSTEFLPGVLVDRALFESENRRLVGEGGEPAAGRPVLMGITKASLATDSWLSAASFQETTRVLTDAAINSRSDSLVGLKENVIIGKLIPAGTGISKYRNVRVEPTEEAKAKVYSMTGYPETDYGFGPASGQAVPLDDFDFGSYR